A window of the Carassius gibelio isolate Cgi1373 ecotype wild population from Czech Republic chromosome B16, carGib1.2-hapl.c, whole genome shotgun sequence genome harbors these coding sequences:
- the mrpl13 gene encoding 39S ribosomal protein L13, mitochondrial, whose amino-acid sequence MSSFSRSAQQWATFARSWLLIDARMQPPGKIASMCSVRLQGKHKPIYHPLSDIGDHVVVMNTRHIAFSGNKWEQKVYSSHTGYPGSFKQLTAAQMHKKDPTAIIKLAVYGMLPKNLTRRTMMQRLHLFPDDALPEDILKNLTEELPQPREIPRKLSEYTQEECDAFPMLWTPPEDYRMK is encoded by the exons ATGTCTAGTTTTTCAAGATCAGCCCAG CAATGGGCGACCTTTGCAAGATCCTGGTTACTAATAGACGCTAGGATGCAGCCTCCTGGAAAGATCGCCTCTATGTGTTCAGTTCGTCTTCAAGGAAAGCATAAACCCATTTACCATCCACTGA GTGATATTGGAGACCATGTGGTGGTCATGAACACCAGACACATCGCCTTCTCCGGAAATAAATGGGAACAGAAAGTGTATTCGTCTCACACTGG CTACCCTGGATCATTCAAACAGCTCACCGCAGCCCAAATGCACAAAAAAGACCCAACAGCT ATCATTAAACTGGCTGTGTACGGGATGCTTCCCAAAAACCTCACCAGAAGGACCATGATGCAACGGCTTCACCTCTTCCCAGATGAC GCTCTTCCTGAGGACATTCTGAAGAACCTGACAGAAGAGCTTCCTCAGCCCAGAGAGATTCCTCGCAAGCTCAGCGAGTACACACAGGAGGAGTGTGACGCTTTCCCCATGCTCTGGACCCC
- the mtbp gene encoding mdm2-binding protein isoform X2, whose product MDRYVLVVIINLEPKKEGSFNGVDETKKVFDNLKNISNSNLTRIPPFPACSLSGSPGPQRWYFAIQASYGTTQWCSSEWEELCSQRSDSEESEPSALDTCIAALQEQEEQSVLTENPSHAELFEEAAEGLHQLADKLPPPGKSLLDVIVLCVDEEAGLKDMLPVVGSLKHLRAWHSAQIIMVTEHNAGWQKAAMYLDGRLCSPSVIDSSVDGREIWRGGLHIREKKFASELKFEGFCLRAQRRNHWSDTLYPHTDPQCHTDHKLQHEVFQCYQPVLELIQLVRVKDLPILLHSSAEFELGLTSKSVKAKLLLDQLCTLRGEVGALFSLPCVISSEAFPAASQLSSCKWRDFMSKRPKDIPVPDVEVKGERGRYLFLVQGAESGGCTARMIHTANQINGSAALATLNSIIREKVPPSSGSSTADWLRSLPCLRGEQFLQRERKLAKVQTLVLKECCRRREEAQKSAAIPVNELKALLNLAREQYLQMHDSTLSRASERMCLEKENRTSSSNTSEWPERTVLQNYENIQRARQRSRCRLFSSGSSESLMGPKDSQRGSSTLLDARELLKHFTPDGLPSGELQPLPVLRGDHAFQLSPDLTPRKVTKLPFSKAARSHYHGIEFCLDERMALERDRSFVKLQSRLIRYETQSTCCKEPCPVPFALSPAPSPAVLSEPGSVPDGEALHSEPARLKRRSRETDLQPHKRFCKSESSGSLGVGGTHPAVGALRQQAVRSRSSSSSSSGLARRSASVADPSPSQKPSQSQTESRSEKHNRMLKEVVAKTLNKHGISSEHKCFEACSQRLFDISKFYLKDLKTSRGLHEEMKKAASNNAKQVIDWVVEKSSKR is encoded by the exons ATGGACAGATACGTGCTAGTTGTTATAATAAATCTAGAGCCAAAGAAAGAGGGCTCTTTTAACG GCGTTGATGAAACCAAAAAAGTGTTTGATAATCTCAAGAACATTTCTAATTCTAATTTAACGCGTATTCCTCCATTTCCAG CCTGCTCTCTGAGTGGAAGTCCTGGCCCACAGAGATGGTACTTTGCCATTCAAGCCAGTTATGGTACAACACAG TGGTGCAGCTCAGAGTGGGAGGAACTGTGTTCCCAGCGCAGTGACAGTGAGGAATCAGAGCCATCTGCTTTAGACACCTGCATCGCTGCCCTTCAGGAGCAAGAGGAACAGAGCGTGCTCACAGAGAACCCGTCCCACGCAGA ACTCTTTGAAGAGGCTGCCGAAGGTCTTCATCAGTTAGCAGATAAACTTCCTCCTCCAG GGAAGTCTTTGCTTGATGTGATTGTTCTGTGTGTGgatgaggaggcggggttgaagGATATGTTGCCTGTGGTTGGCTCTTTGAAGCACTTGAGGGCATGGCATTCGGCACAGATAATCATGGTCACTGAACACAATGCAGG GTGGCAGAAAGCAGCCATGTACCTAGATGGCCGCTTATGTTCTCCATCAGTAATTGACAGCTCTGTGGATGGGAGAGAAATCTGGAGAGGTGGACTTCACATTAGAGAGAAAAAG TTTGCCTCTGAGCTGAAGTTTGAGGGTTTCTGTTTGAGAGCTCAGAGGAGAAATCACTGGAGTGATACACTGTATCCTCACACAGACCCACAATGCCACACTGATCATAAACTACAGCATGAG GTGTTTCAGTGTTACCAGCCTGTGTTGGAACTGATTCAGCTGGTCAGAGTCAAAGATCTCCCGATTCTTCTCCATTCCAGCGCAGAGTTTGAACT CGGTTTAACTTCTAAATCTGTCAAAGCCAAGCTACTCTTGGACCAACTGTGCACATTGCGTGGAGAG GTGGGAGCTTTGTTTTCTCTTCCCTGTGTGATCAGCTCGGAGGCTTTCCCAGCGGCCTCCCAGCTCAGCTCCTGCAAATGGAGAGACTTCATGTCCAAACGCCCCAAGGACATACCTG TGCCTGATGTGGAGGTAAAAGGTGAAAGAGGCCGCTACCTCTTCTTAGTGCAGGGGGCGGAGTCAGGAGGCTGCACAGCGCGAATGATAcacacagccaatcagatcaaTGGATCTGCTGCCCTGGCGACGCTTAATTCCATCATCAGGGAAAAAGTTCCACCTTCCTCAG GGAGCAGCACTGCCGACTGGCTACGGTCCCTGCCGTGTCTCCGTGGAGAGCAGTTCCTGCAAAGGGAGAGAAAGCTGGCCAAGGTGCAGACTCTGGTCCTCAAGGAATGCTGCC GGCGACGAGAGGAGGCCCAGAAGTCTGCTGCCATTCCCGTGAATGAACTGAAGGCTCTGCTGAATCTGGCCAGAGAGCAGTACCTTCAGATGCACGACTCCACTCTGTCTAGAGCGTCTGAACGCATGTGCCTGGAGAAGGAGAACCGGACTTCCTCTTCTAACACTAGTG AATGGCCAGAGAGGACTGTCCTGCAAAACTATGAGAACATACAGAGAGCCCGACAAAGATCCAG GTGCAGGCTGTTCAGCAGTGGTTCCTCTGAGAGTCTGATGGGGCCTAAAGATAGCCAGAGGGGAAGTTCTACACTGCTGGATGCCAGAGAGCTGCTCAAACACTTCACCCCAGACGGACTGCCTAGTGGGGAACTACAGCCGCTGCCAGTGCTTAGAGG tgATCATGCATTTCAGTTGTCTCCCGACCTCACACCCAGGAAGGTGACCAAGCTTCCTTTCTCAAAAGCCGCCCGATCCCACTACCATGGAataga GTTCTGTCTGGATGAGCGAATGGCCCTTGAGCGAGATCGTAGCTTTGTGAAGCTGCAGTCTCGTCTAATAAGATATGAGACCCAGAGCACATGCTGTAAGGAGCCCTGCCCTGTGCCATTCGCCCTGAGTCCTGCACCCTCCCCAGCCGTGCTGTCTGAACCGGGCAGTGTGCCCGACGGTGAAGCTCTGCACAGCGAGCCGGCCCGCCTCAAACGTCGCTCCCGCGAAACAGACCTCCAACCACACAAGAG GTTCTGTAAATCGGAGAGCTCTGGATCTCTGGGTGTAGGTGGCACTCACCCAGCAGTGGGGGCTCTGCGGCAGCAAGCAGTCCGTTCccgctccagctccagctccagctcagGTCTGGCCAGGCGTTCTGCTTCGGTTGCAGACCCCTCGCCCAGTCAAAAACCCAGCCAGTCCCAGACCGAGTCCCGCTCCGAGAAACACAACAGG ATGCTGAAGGAGGTGGTTGCTAAGACGCTCAATAAACACGGGATCAGCAGCGAGCACAAGTGCTTTGAAGCCTGTAGTCAAAGACTGTTTGACATATCAAAGTTTTATCTGAAG GATCTGAAAACCTCACGTGGCCTTCATGAGGAAATGAAGAAAGCCGCCAGTAACAACGCCAAACAG GTGATTGATTGGGTTGTGGAGAAATCATCTAAAAGATGA
- the mtbp gene encoding mdm2-binding protein isoform X1: protein MDRYVLVVIINLEPKKEGSFNGVDETKKVFDNLKNISNSNLTRIPPFPACSLSGSPGPQRWYFAIQASYGTTQWCSSEWEELCSQRSDSEESEPSALDTCIAALQEQEEQSVLTENPSHAELFEEAAEGLHQLADKLPPPGKSLLDVIVLCVDEEAGLKDMLPVVGSLKHLRAWHSAQIIMVTEHNAGWQKAAMYLDGRLCSPSVIDSSVDGREIWRGGLHIREKKFASELKFEGFCLRAQRRNHWSDTLYPHTDPQCHTDHKLQHEVFQCYQPVLELIQLVRVKDLPILLHSSAEFELGLTSKSVKAKLLLDQLCTLRGEVGALFSLPCVISSEAFPAASQLSSCKWRDFMSKRPKDIPVPDVEVKGERGRYLFLVQGAESGGCTARMIHTANQINGSAALATLNSIIREKVPPSSGSSTADWLRSLPCLRGEQFLQRERKLAKVQTLVLKECCRRREEAQKSAAIPVNELKALLNLAREQYLQMHDSTLSRASERMCLEKENRTSSSNTSDVKRCAHTEWPERTVLQNYENIQRARQRSRCRLFSSGSSESLMGPKDSQRGSSTLLDARELLKHFTPDGLPSGELQPLPVLRGDHAFQLSPDLTPRKVTKLPFSKAARSHYHGIEFCLDERMALERDRSFVKLQSRLIRYETQSTCCKEPCPVPFALSPAPSPAVLSEPGSVPDGEALHSEPARLKRRSRETDLQPHKRFCKSESSGSLGVGGTHPAVGALRQQAVRSRSSSSSSSGLARRSASVADPSPSQKPSQSQTESRSEKHNRMLKEVVAKTLNKHGISSEHKCFEACSQRLFDISKFYLKDLKTSRGLHEEMKKAASNNAKQVIDWVVEKSSKR, encoded by the exons ATGGACAGATACGTGCTAGTTGTTATAATAAATCTAGAGCCAAAGAAAGAGGGCTCTTTTAACG GCGTTGATGAAACCAAAAAAGTGTTTGATAATCTCAAGAACATTTCTAATTCTAATTTAACGCGTATTCCTCCATTTCCAG CCTGCTCTCTGAGTGGAAGTCCTGGCCCACAGAGATGGTACTTTGCCATTCAAGCCAGTTATGGTACAACACAG TGGTGCAGCTCAGAGTGGGAGGAACTGTGTTCCCAGCGCAGTGACAGTGAGGAATCAGAGCCATCTGCTTTAGACACCTGCATCGCTGCCCTTCAGGAGCAAGAGGAACAGAGCGTGCTCACAGAGAACCCGTCCCACGCAGA ACTCTTTGAAGAGGCTGCCGAAGGTCTTCATCAGTTAGCAGATAAACTTCCTCCTCCAG GGAAGTCTTTGCTTGATGTGATTGTTCTGTGTGTGgatgaggaggcggggttgaagGATATGTTGCCTGTGGTTGGCTCTTTGAAGCACTTGAGGGCATGGCATTCGGCACAGATAATCATGGTCACTGAACACAATGCAGG GTGGCAGAAAGCAGCCATGTACCTAGATGGCCGCTTATGTTCTCCATCAGTAATTGACAGCTCTGTGGATGGGAGAGAAATCTGGAGAGGTGGACTTCACATTAGAGAGAAAAAG TTTGCCTCTGAGCTGAAGTTTGAGGGTTTCTGTTTGAGAGCTCAGAGGAGAAATCACTGGAGTGATACACTGTATCCTCACACAGACCCACAATGCCACACTGATCATAAACTACAGCATGAG GTGTTTCAGTGTTACCAGCCTGTGTTGGAACTGATTCAGCTGGTCAGAGTCAAAGATCTCCCGATTCTTCTCCATTCCAGCGCAGAGTTTGAACT CGGTTTAACTTCTAAATCTGTCAAAGCCAAGCTACTCTTGGACCAACTGTGCACATTGCGTGGAGAG GTGGGAGCTTTGTTTTCTCTTCCCTGTGTGATCAGCTCGGAGGCTTTCCCAGCGGCCTCCCAGCTCAGCTCCTGCAAATGGAGAGACTTCATGTCCAAACGCCCCAAGGACATACCTG TGCCTGATGTGGAGGTAAAAGGTGAAAGAGGCCGCTACCTCTTCTTAGTGCAGGGGGCGGAGTCAGGAGGCTGCACAGCGCGAATGATAcacacagccaatcagatcaaTGGATCTGCTGCCCTGGCGACGCTTAATTCCATCATCAGGGAAAAAGTTCCACCTTCCTCAG GGAGCAGCACTGCCGACTGGCTACGGTCCCTGCCGTGTCTCCGTGGAGAGCAGTTCCTGCAAAGGGAGAGAAAGCTGGCCAAGGTGCAGACTCTGGTCCTCAAGGAATGCTGCC GGCGACGAGAGGAGGCCCAGAAGTCTGCTGCCATTCCCGTGAATGAACTGAAGGCTCTGCTGAATCTGGCCAGAGAGCAGTACCTTCAGATGCACGACTCCACTCTGTCTAGAGCGTCTGAACGCATGTGCCTGGAGAAGGAGAACCGGACTTCCTCTTCTAACACTAGTG ATGTGAAACGTTGTGCTCACACAGAATGGCCAGAGAGGACTGTCCTGCAAAACTATGAGAACATACAGAGAGCCCGACAAAGATCCAG GTGCAGGCTGTTCAGCAGTGGTTCCTCTGAGAGTCTGATGGGGCCTAAAGATAGCCAGAGGGGAAGTTCTACACTGCTGGATGCCAGAGAGCTGCTCAAACACTTCACCCCAGACGGACTGCCTAGTGGGGAACTACAGCCGCTGCCAGTGCTTAGAGG tgATCATGCATTTCAGTTGTCTCCCGACCTCACACCCAGGAAGGTGACCAAGCTTCCTTTCTCAAAAGCCGCCCGATCCCACTACCATGGAataga GTTCTGTCTGGATGAGCGAATGGCCCTTGAGCGAGATCGTAGCTTTGTGAAGCTGCAGTCTCGTCTAATAAGATATGAGACCCAGAGCACATGCTGTAAGGAGCCCTGCCCTGTGCCATTCGCCCTGAGTCCTGCACCCTCCCCAGCCGTGCTGTCTGAACCGGGCAGTGTGCCCGACGGTGAAGCTCTGCACAGCGAGCCGGCCCGCCTCAAACGTCGCTCCCGCGAAACAGACCTCCAACCACACAAGAG GTTCTGTAAATCGGAGAGCTCTGGATCTCTGGGTGTAGGTGGCACTCACCCAGCAGTGGGGGCTCTGCGGCAGCAAGCAGTCCGTTCccgctccagctccagctccagctcagGTCTGGCCAGGCGTTCTGCTTCGGTTGCAGACCCCTCGCCCAGTCAAAAACCCAGCCAGTCCCAGACCGAGTCCCGCTCCGAGAAACACAACAGG ATGCTGAAGGAGGTGGTTGCTAAGACGCTCAATAAACACGGGATCAGCAGCGAGCACAAGTGCTTTGAAGCCTGTAGTCAAAGACTGTTTGACATATCAAAGTTTTATCTGAAG GATCTGAAAACCTCACGTGGCCTTCATGAGGAAATGAAGAAAGCCGCCAGTAACAACGCCAAACAG GTGATTGATTGGGTTGTGGAGAAATCATCTAAAAGATGA